A genomic window from Blastococcus saxobsidens DD2 includes:
- a CDS encoding PLP-dependent cysteine synthase family protein, with protein sequence MSADRSVVDRSDPAGRAWVDRAVAAVEADARRSADTHLLVYPLPPEWGVDLYLKDESTHPTGSLKHRLARSLFLYGLCSGQITEGSTVVEASSGSTAVSEAYFARMLGLPFVVVMPRSTSPEKIALIEFHGGRCHFVDRPPDMYEEARRLAAECGGHYLDQFTYAERATDWRGNNNIAESIFEQLAAERHPVPEWVVVGAGTGGTSATIGRYIRYRRHPTRLAVVDPENSAFLPGYAAGDPGWTTGTPSRIEGIGRPRVEPSFVPTIVDRMIGVPDAASLAAMRHLERMTGRRAGGSTGTNLWGAFGLVAEMVAAGRRGSVVTLLCDGGERYAHTYYSDDWVAAQGLDLGPHTGTLRRFAATGEWAVSPGASA encoded by the coding sequence ATGAGCGCCGACCGGTCCGTCGTCGACCGGTCCGATCCCGCAGGCCGGGCCTGGGTCGACCGGGCCGTCGCCGCGGTCGAGGCCGACGCCCGGCGCAGCGCCGACACCCACCTGCTGGTCTACCCGCTGCCGCCGGAGTGGGGCGTCGACCTCTACCTCAAGGACGAGTCCACGCACCCCACCGGCAGCCTCAAGCACCGGCTGGCGCGGTCGCTGTTCCTCTACGGGCTGTGCTCCGGGCAGATCACCGAGGGCAGCACGGTCGTCGAGGCATCGAGCGGATCGACGGCGGTCAGCGAGGCGTACTTCGCGCGGATGCTCGGCCTGCCGTTCGTCGTCGTCATGCCCCGGTCCACCAGCCCGGAGAAGATCGCGCTCATCGAGTTCCACGGCGGGCGCTGCCACTTCGTCGACCGTCCGCCGGACATGTACGAGGAGGCCCGGCGGCTGGCCGCCGAGTGCGGTGGCCACTACCTCGACCAGTTCACCTACGCCGAGCGGGCCACCGACTGGCGGGGCAACAACAACATCGCCGAGTCGATCTTCGAGCAGCTCGCCGCCGAGCGGCACCCGGTCCCCGAATGGGTCGTCGTGGGCGCCGGCACGGGAGGCACGAGCGCCACCATCGGCCGGTACATCCGCTACCGCCGCCACCCCACCCGGCTGGCCGTCGTCGACCCGGAGAACTCCGCCTTCCTGCCCGGTTACGCGGCCGGTGACCCCGGGTGGACCACCGGGACCCCGTCGCGGATCGAGGGCATCGGCCGGCCACGGGTCGAGCCCTCGTTCGTGCCGACGATCGTCGACCGGATGATCGGCGTGCCGGACGCCGCCTCGCTGGCGGCCATGCGGCACCTGGAGCGGATGACCGGGCGCCGGGCGGGCGGGTCCACGGGCACCAACCTGTGGGGGGCCTTCGGGTTGGTCGCCGAGATGGTGGCGGCCGGCCGCCGGGGCAGCGTGGTCACCCTGCTGTGCGACGGCGGCGAGCGGTACGCGCACACCTACTACTCCGACGACTGGGTGGCCGCGCAGGGCCTGGACCTCGGGCCGCACACCGGGACCCTCCGGCGCTTCGCCGCGACGGGGGAGTGGGCGGTGTCACCGGGCGCGTCGGCGTGA
- a CDS encoding electron transfer flavoprotein subunit beta/FixA family protein produces MNIVVLVKQVPDSGSERKLDPADNTVARASADNVINEMDEYAIEEALTIKEAQGGEVTVLTVGPDSATDAIRKALSMGADKAVHVVDDAIHGSCAVQTSAVIAAALGQLEYDLVLCGAEATDAQLSVMPALLAERLGLPQLSGARKVTIEGGTAKVERQTDGGFWALEAPLPAIISTWDTINEPRYPSFKGIMAAKKKPVETKSLADLGVDAGSVGLASATSKVLDFAGRPPKGEGVKVTDEGDGAQKFVDFLASQKIV; encoded by the coding sequence ATGAACATCGTCGTTCTTGTCAAGCAGGTCCCGGACTCGGGAAGTGAGCGCAAGCTGGACCCGGCCGACAACACCGTCGCCCGTGCGTCCGCCGACAACGTCATCAACGAGATGGACGAGTACGCCATCGAGGAGGCGCTCACCATCAAGGAGGCGCAGGGCGGTGAGGTCACCGTGCTGACCGTCGGCCCCGACTCCGCCACCGACGCCATCCGCAAGGCGCTGTCCATGGGCGCCGACAAGGCCGTGCACGTCGTCGACGACGCCATCCACGGCTCGTGCGCGGTGCAGACCTCGGCGGTCATCGCCGCGGCGCTGGGCCAGCTGGAGTACGACCTCGTGCTCTGCGGCGCGGAGGCCACCGACGCGCAGCTGTCGGTCATGCCCGCCCTGCTCGCCGAGCGTCTCGGCCTCCCGCAGCTGTCCGGGGCCCGCAAGGTCACCATCGAGGGCGGCACCGCGAAGGTGGAGCGGCAGACCGACGGCGGCTTCTGGGCGCTGGAGGCCCCGCTCCCGGCGATCATCTCGACCTGGGACACCATCAACGAGCCGCGCTACCCCTCGTTCAAGGGGATCATGGCCGCGAAGAAGAAGCCGGTGGAGACCAAGTCGCTGGCCGACCTCGGCGTCGACGCCGGCAGCGTGGGCCTGGCCAGCGCCACCAGCAAGGTGCTCGACTTCGCCGGCCGCCCGCCGAAGGGCGAGGGCGTCAAGGTGACCGACGAGGGCGACGGCGCGCAGAAGTTCGTCGACTTCCTCGCCAGCCAGAAGATCGTCTGA